The following are from one region of the Hymenobacter radiodurans genome:
- a CDS encoding dioxygenase family protein, with protein sequence MKVREWLLSVSLSSFGLLIGGCSDSKSQSSVQALEGNNHSITTADTCDGPDTAIACCFVNMPASLSSTLKMGGPNESGDPLLITGTLLQADGKSPYADVIIYAYQTDHTGHYTKKGGETGVQKWHGHLHGWAKSDKQGRYTITSIRPASYPSRTDPAHIHAVIKEPRSRPPYYITDFVFKDDPLVTPKYIASIPAVSVGGTGVVELQRTAQGWTGRRDIVLKR encoded by the coding sequence ATGAAAGTCCGCGAATGGCTGCTCAGTGTGTCGCTCAGTAGCTTTGGTCTGCTGATTGGTGGGTGTAGCGACAGTAAGTCGCAAAGTAGCGTCCAAGCTTTAGAAGGTAATAACCACTCTATAACCACAGCAGATACCTGCGACGGCCCCGATACCGCTATTGCGTGCTGTTTCGTGAATATGCCCGCTTCATTAAGCTCTACCCTCAAGATGGGCGGGCCCAACGAATCAGGCGACCCGTTACTAATTACTGGTACATTACTACAGGCCGATGGCAAAAGTCCGTATGCGGACGTAATCATCTATGCGTATCAAACGGACCATACGGGGCACTACACCAAAAAAGGGGGTGAAACGGGCGTGCAGAAGTGGCATGGGCACCTGCACGGATGGGCAAAATCAGACAAGCAGGGCCGCTACACCATTACCTCCATCCGGCCCGCGTCATACCCAAGCCGCACCGATCCTGCTCATATTCACGCCGTTATTAAGGAACCTAGAAGCCGGCCGCCATATTATATCACCGACTTTGTGTTCAAAGACGATCCATTGGTAACACCGAAGTATATCGCATCAATACCGGCGGTGTCGGTGGGTGGCACCGGCGTAGTTGAGTTACAGCGAACAGCACAAGGCTGGACGGGTCGCCGGGACATCGTTTTAAAAAGATGA
- a CDS encoding glycoside hydrolase family 3 N-terminal domain-containing protein: MPPRPGLPNQLPKQCENRVPWVSQNDYSPTRYCFLKGTKVGLIPLVFNVTTTPAEPMLKDYSIRLLLLLLAITGLIISSSSPIDKDVRPMSPAEQNWVDSVYSSLTPDQRLGQLFMVAAYSNKDRKHVLQIEELVRNYHIGGLMFLQGGPRRQAALTNRYQKLTKLPLLIAMDAEWGLDMRLDSSMHFAKAMTLGAMDDDQYVYQMGREIALNMKALGVHVSFSPVIDVNSNPANPVIGNRSFGEDKEQVSKRGVAYIRGLQDHGIIAVAKHFPGHGDTDTDSHVALPVVNTDMARLTNVDLFPFQQSFDAGVMGVMVAHLYMPLFDTLRTQTTTLSHNLVTGLLKEKMAYKGLVFTDALNMKSVSNLYKPGELDALALAAGNDVLLFSEDVPVALQKIREAIAGGKIQPADLEYRIRKILRAKYWAGLNRYRPVELSNLMTSLNRPLSRMVQQQIYEHAVTVVKNQDNLLPFNRLDTLRIASVTIGTPASGTYATIMNKYQGGTVYSVPNRYAPDSTYTRILSRLGPYNTVVVSLHGMNSTPVHKYGMGDGALKFIEQLQANPRVKTVVVAMGNAYSLKFLESARTLVCAYEDNYPSQLVTPQVLFGALPAKGRLPVTVSPTLKIGTGLPTPDFRRLRYATPESEGLDSRILAQIDNIALETVAYAAAPGCQVLVAKNGAVIFDKSYGFNTYDRTQPVNNSTLYDLASVTKVAGTLQAAMYLKDQGKLSLDEKVSTYLPELRSTNKKDIIVRDLLLHQAGLKAGIPMWERTVTKTGLKPTFYASTRSADFPNEVVPGTYSVKTADDSVWVWTMRSGLLPKIKGKYPLEYSDLTFVIVKRLCEKLLQQPIEQFLAKQFYQPLGLNTMTYNPLQRFPSSCIAPTENDTYYRRSQLRGSVHDQGAAIVGGVGGHAGLFANSNDLAILMQMNLQNGRYGGQRYFQSPVVTEFSRPQIAGNRRGLGWDHGTPEKGPGQGPTSSMAPPATFGHTGFTGTCVWLDPENKIVYIFLSNRVYPDAGNNKLIQNNVRTRIHDVIYKSFIKSISKT, from the coding sequence GTGCCTCCCCGTCCCGGGCTGCCAAACCAGCTACCTAAGCAGTGCGAAAACCGGGTGCCCTGGGTCAGCCAAAACGACTACAGCCCCACTCGCTATTGCTTCCTGAAAGGGACAAAAGTAGGGCTAATTCCGCTCGTTTTCAACGTTACGACCACACCAGCAGAGCCGATGCTCAAGGATTATTCGATTAGACTTTTGCTGCTACTGCTGGCCATCACGGGTCTGATCATTTCGTCGTCTTCTCCGATAGACAAGGATGTGCGGCCTATGTCGCCGGCCGAGCAGAATTGGGTGGATAGCGTGTATAGCTCCCTTACCCCTGACCAGCGCTTGGGGCAGTTGTTTATGGTGGCCGCCTACTCCAACAAGGACCGCAAACATGTGCTCCAGATTGAGGAGTTGGTGCGTAATTACCACATTGGGGGGCTAATGTTCTTGCAGGGCGGCCCACGTCGTCAAGCTGCACTTACCAACCGTTACCAAAAGCTGACTAAGCTGCCCTTGCTCATTGCGATGGACGCTGAATGGGGTCTTGACATGCGCCTCGACAGCTCCATGCATTTCGCCAAAGCTATGACGCTTGGCGCCATGGACGACGACCAGTATGTGTACCAGATGGGCCGCGAAATCGCGCTCAACATGAAAGCCCTTGGCGTGCATGTAAGCTTTTCGCCCGTTATCGACGTCAACTCCAACCCTGCTAACCCTGTTATTGGTAACCGTTCCTTTGGCGAAGACAAAGAGCAGGTTTCCAAACGCGGTGTGGCGTATATCCGGGGCTTGCAGGACCACGGCATTATTGCCGTAGCCAAGCATTTCCCCGGCCACGGCGACACCGATACGGACTCCCATGTGGCGCTACCGGTGGTGAATACCGATATGGCTCGCCTGACCAATGTTGACCTGTTCCCTTTTCAGCAGTCCTTCGATGCGGGCGTGATGGGCGTGATGGTGGCCCACTTATACATGCCGCTCTTCGACACTTTGCGCACTCAGACTACTACGCTGTCGCATAACTTGGTGACGGGTTTGCTCAAGGAGAAGATGGCCTATAAAGGGCTGGTTTTCACCGATGCGCTGAACATGAAGAGCGTCTCGAACCTCTATAAGCCCGGAGAATTAGATGCCTTGGCTTTGGCCGCGGGCAACGATGTGCTGCTCTTTTCAGAAGATGTGCCGGTTGCCCTGCAGAAAATTCGCGAAGCCATTGCGGGGGGCAAAATTCAACCCGCTGACTTAGAGTACAGAATACGTAAAATTCTGCGAGCCAAATATTGGGCGGGACTTAACCGCTACCGCCCCGTTGAGCTAAGCAATTTGATGACTAGCCTCAATCGGCCGTTGAGCCGCATGGTGCAGCAACAGATTTATGAGCACGCGGTTACCGTCGTCAAGAATCAGGACAATCTCTTGCCCTTCAACCGGCTAGATACGCTACGCATCGCCTCGGTTACTATCGGCACCCCTGCCAGCGGCACGTACGCTACCATTATGAATAAGTATCAGGGTGGTACTGTCTATTCCGTACCCAACCGCTACGCCCCTGATTCCACTTACACGCGTATTCTATCGCGCCTCGGACCCTATAATACGGTGGTCGTCAGCCTGCATGGCATGAACAGTACGCCCGTGCATAAATACGGCATGGGCGATGGAGCCTTGAAATTTATTGAACAGCTACAAGCTAATCCGCGCGTAAAAACGGTAGTTGTTGCGATGGGCAATGCCTATTCGCTCAAGTTTTTGGAGTCGGCGCGCACCTTGGTTTGTGCTTACGAGGATAATTACCCTTCCCAGCTGGTAACGCCGCAGGTATTATTTGGGGCTTTGCCTGCTAAGGGGCGGCTGCCCGTCACGGTGTCGCCGACGCTCAAAATAGGTACTGGCCTGCCTACGCCAGACTTCCGCCGTCTGCGCTATGCAACCCCAGAAAGTGAAGGATTGGATTCTCGCATTTTAGCTCAAATCGATAACATTGCGCTCGAAACAGTAGCGTACGCAGCGGCCCCTGGCTGTCAAGTATTAGTGGCGAAAAATGGCGCCGTAATATTTGATAAAAGCTACGGTTTCAACACCTACGACCGGACCCAGCCAGTAAACAACAGTACGCTTTACGACCTGGCCTCGGTGACCAAAGTAGCGGGTACACTACAGGCGGCCATGTACCTGAAAGATCAGGGCAAGCTCAGCCTCGACGAGAAGGTATCGACGTATCTGCCAGAGCTGCGCAGTACCAACAAAAAGGACATCATTGTGCGCGACTTGCTATTGCATCAGGCTGGCCTGAAGGCAGGTATCCCGATGTGGGAGCGCACCGTCACTAAAACGGGTCTTAAGCCAACCTTTTATGCCAGCACCCGCTCCGCCGACTTCCCGAATGAAGTAGTGCCTGGCACTTATAGCGTCAAAACTGCTGACGATTCGGTGTGGGTGTGGACGATGCGCTCTGGCTTACTGCCTAAGATAAAAGGCAAATACCCATTGGAGTACAGCGACCTGACTTTTGTAATCGTGAAGCGCTTGTGCGAAAAGCTACTGCAACAGCCAATCGAGCAATTTCTGGCTAAGCAGTTTTATCAGCCCTTGGGGCTGAATACTATGACTTATAATCCGCTACAGCGGTTTCCGAGTTCCTGCATCGCCCCTACGGAAAATGATACATACTACCGTCGCTCTCAGCTGCGGGGCTCGGTGCACGACCAAGGCGCAGCTATTGTGGGCGGCGTAGGCGGCCACGCAGGCTTGTTTGCCAATTCCAACGACTTGGCCATCCTCATGCAGATGAATCTGCAGAATGGCCGCTACGGTGGGCAGCGCTACTTTCAGTCGCCTGTGGTGACGGAGTTTTCGCGCCCACAAATTGCTGGCAACCGTCGGGGGCTAGGCTGGGACCACGGTACTCCCGAAAAAGGACCCGGTCAGGGCCCGACATCGAGCATGGCGCCACCAGCTACGTTCGGCCACACTGGCTTCACGGGCACATGCGTGTGGCTCGATCCTGAAAACAAAATTGTATATATCTTTCTTTCTAATCGGGTATACCCTGATGCGGGCAACAACAAATTGATTCAAAACAACGTCCGTACACGCATCCACGACGTTATTTATAAGTCTTTCATCAAAAGCATTTCTAAGACATGA
- a CDS encoding DUF7935 family protein, whose product MDTTAYIFELLKIILPAIIVAGSVFLLIKQYFEKEQQRRLIELRLQSSKETLPIRLQAYERVTLLLERITPNNILVRLSSAGQTAPEFHRLLLQEIRAEFEHNLSQQLYMSPDAWDHVKQARENVLTMINKSYHALPAPQQARGTELAKRVLETLIAEEVDPTARALNVVKREAASLF is encoded by the coding sequence ATGGATACTACTGCCTATATTTTTGAATTGCTCAAAATCATTCTGCCCGCCATTATTGTGGCCGGCTCGGTGTTCCTGCTGATCAAGCAGTATTTTGAGAAGGAGCAGCAGCGGCGTCTGATCGAGCTGCGTTTGCAGAGTAGCAAGGAAACTCTGCCTATCCGTTTGCAAGCCTATGAGCGCGTAACGCTGCTGCTGGAGCGCATTACGCCTAATAACATTCTGGTGCGCCTCAGCAGCGCCGGTCAAACGGCCCCTGAATTTCACCGTTTACTGCTTCAGGAGATTCGCGCTGAGTTTGAGCACAACCTTTCCCAGCAGCTCTACATGAGCCCCGACGCCTGGGATCATGTAAAGCAGGCCCGCGAGAATGTGCTCACAATGATCAACAAATCATACCATGCTCTGCCAGCCCCTCAGCAAGCCCGTGGTACCGAACTCGCCAAGCGCGTGCTCGAAACTTTAATTGCCGAAGAAGTGGATCCTACGGCCCGCGCTTTGAATGTGGTGAAGCGAGAGGCAGCGAGCCTGTTTTAA
- a CDS encoding HesB/IscA family protein has protein sequence MATAVSTKTAPISLTSRALVEVRNIIEEKKVPTEYGLRIGVQGGGCSGMSYLLGFDKAKDNDEVYDLDGLRLIMDKKHAMYVLGMEVDFQDGLNARGFVFNNPQAKSTCGCGSSFSA, from the coding sequence ATGGCAACGGCCGTTTCAACCAAAACTGCTCCCATTAGCCTCACCTCGCGGGCTTTGGTAGAAGTCAGAAATATCATTGAAGAAAAGAAAGTACCGACCGAGTACGGCTTGCGCATTGGCGTGCAGGGTGGCGGTTGCTCGGGCATGAGTTATCTGCTCGGCTTCGACAAAGCCAAAGACAACGACGAGGTGTACGACCTTGATGGCCTGCGCCTTATCATGGATAAGAAACACGCGATGTACGTGCTAGGCATGGAAGTCGACTTCCAAGATGGCCTGAACGCTCGCGGCTTTGTCTTCAACAATCCGCAGGCTAAAAGTACCTGCGGCTGCGGTTCGTCATTCTCGGCCTAA
- a CDS encoding ABC transporter permease — translation MPLILTFIVAQSVMIRDPNGPIAYWMSMIPFTSPIAMVIRIPFGGVTAGQLLLSMALLVVGFVATIWIAARIYRVGILLYGKKVTYKELSRWMFYKG, via the coding sequence ATGCCGCTCATTCTGACATTCATTGTGGCTCAAAGCGTGATGATCCGGGACCCGAACGGGCCTATAGCTTACTGGATGTCAATGATTCCATTCACGTCGCCTATTGCTATGGTCATTCGCATTCCCTTCGGTGGTGTCACAGCGGGGCAATTGCTGCTTTCCATGGCGCTGCTGGTGGTTGGCTTTGTAGCTACTATCTGGATAGCTGCCCGCATCTACCGCGTGGGTATTCTGCTGTATGGCAAGAAGGTAACCTACAAAGAGCTGTCGCGCTGGATGTTCTATAAAGGCTAA
- a CDS encoding Imm63 family immunity protein has translation MNLIAVEAIVSALGNLIDAPASSLPTFGRNEDFARPEIQVHNDGYHFIVVERGQELERRIFGQLEELLFHVFQKVTFEMACNHEVKNRIADQDSRILIFTKQLQLLKQIDKGFAEKQRVKCEFYLRGRKLTY, from the coding sequence ATGAATCTCATAGCAGTCGAAGCTATTGTCTCAGCGCTAGGTAATCTGATAGATGCACCGGCTTCATCCTTGCCTACTTTTGGCCGCAATGAAGATTTCGCCCGACCGGAAATCCAGGTGCATAACGATGGATATCACTTCATTGTAGTGGAGCGTGGACAGGAGCTCGAACGTCGGATTTTCGGTCAGTTAGAAGAGCTACTATTTCATGTTTTTCAAAAAGTAACTTTTGAAATGGCCTGTAACCACGAGGTGAAAAACCGGATAGCAGACCAGGATTCCCGAATTCTCATATTCACTAAACAGTTACAGTTATTGAAGCAAATCGATAAAGGATTTGCCGAAAAGCAGCGAGTGAAATGTGAGTTTTATCTGCGAGGTAGGAAGCTGACTTATTGA
- a CDS encoding ChaN family lipoprotein has translation MRRLFFLPILLSLLSFRTGDRPAYRLYTAAGKSASYDKMLKELAEADVVLFGEQHNDPIAHWLQLQVARDLAQRKAGQLVLGLEMFERDVQPLVEQYNTGELDDKAFEEQSRPWPNYATDYKPLLQLARQNKLRVVGTNVPRRYASQVAKGSLTSLDNLPPNEKEWLAPLPITVDYALPGYANMAKMFGDAAHGGTAAQNIIQAQALKDATMAHFILKSRQPGQLLLHLNGSYHSDNYDGINWYLRQAEPKLRIRTISTVSQERLEKLEKEHLRKADFVLVVPADMTKTY, from the coding sequence ATGCGCCGTTTATTCTTCCTGCCAATTTTGCTTAGCCTCCTCAGCTTCCGCACCGGCGACCGTCCCGCTTATCGCCTGTATACAGCCGCCGGCAAATCTGCCAGCTACGACAAGATGCTCAAGGAACTCGCCGAAGCCGATGTCGTGCTTTTCGGCGAGCAGCACAACGACCCCATCGCGCACTGGCTGCAGTTGCAAGTAGCCCGTGACTTAGCTCAGCGCAAAGCTGGCCAGCTGGTATTGGGATTGGAGATGTTTGAGCGCGACGTACAGCCGCTCGTGGAGCAATACAACACGGGTGAGCTGGATGATAAAGCCTTCGAAGAGCAGAGCCGGCCTTGGCCTAACTATGCCACCGACTATAAGCCCTTGCTTCAGTTGGCGCGCCAAAATAAGCTGCGCGTAGTAGGCACCAACGTGCCCCGGCGATATGCTTCTCAGGTAGCGAAAGGTAGCCTAACCTCGCTCGATAATTTGCCCCCCAACGAGAAGGAATGGCTCGCGCCGCTGCCCATCACCGTCGATTATGCCCTGCCCGGCTATGCCAACATGGCTAAGATGTTTGGTGACGCTGCTCACGGAGGCACGGCGGCCCAAAACATCATTCAGGCCCAAGCCTTGAAAGACGCCACCATGGCGCATTTTATCCTGAAGAGCCGGCAGCCGGGCCAGTTGCTGCTCCACCTCAATGGCAGCTACCACTCTGATAACTACGACGGGATTAACTGGTATTTGCGCCAAGCGGAGCCTAAACTGCGCATTCGTACTATTTCCACGGTGTCGCAGGAGCGACTGGAGAAGCTGGAGAAAGAGCACCTACGCAAAGCCGACTTCGTGCTAGTTGTGCCAGCCGATATGACTAAGACGTATTAA
- the bshA gene encoding N-acetyl-alpha-D-glucosaminyl L-malate synthase BshA → MNIGIVCYPTFGGSGVVATELGKALALKGHRVHFITYSQPVRLDFFNENLFYHEVYVPPYPLFQFPPYELALASKMVDIVQHEKLDVLHVHYAIPHASAAYMAKQILRTKGIQIPIITTLHGTDITLVGKDASYEPVVTFSINQSDGVTAVSADLRAETYQYFAIEKDIEVIPNFINLERFKKQNKSHFKAAIAPEGEKLLIHTSNFRSVKRVEDVVRIFAGVRKEIPAKLLLVGDGPDRPRIEKLCRETGYLSDIRFLGKLEAVEEVLSISDLFLMPSEKESFGLAALEAMACEVPVVSTNAGGIPELNVDGVTGTTSAVGDVEEMVKNALFILADENLPRFKAAARARAEEFAVEKIVPLYEACYQRAIDSQLAVV, encoded by the coding sequence ATGAACATCGGCATTGTTTGTTATCCCACCTTTGGAGGTTCCGGCGTAGTTGCTACGGAGCTAGGTAAAGCCCTGGCTCTCAAAGGGCACCGTGTCCACTTTATCACGTACAGCCAGCCTGTCCGCCTCGATTTTTTCAACGAGAACCTCTTCTATCATGAGGTGTATGTGCCGCCGTATCCGTTGTTCCAGTTTCCGCCTTATGAACTGGCCTTAGCCAGCAAAATGGTGGACATTGTGCAACACGAAAAACTCGATGTGCTGCATGTGCACTATGCCATTCCGCACGCGTCGGCAGCCTATATGGCCAAGCAGATTCTGCGCACCAAAGGCATTCAGATTCCGATCATAACAACTCTGCACGGCACCGATATTACGCTGGTAGGCAAAGATGCCAGCTACGAGCCGGTGGTGACGTTCAGCATCAATCAGTCGGATGGTGTGACGGCGGTATCCGCCGATTTGCGGGCCGAGACGTACCAGTACTTTGCTATTGAGAAAGACATTGAAGTGATTCCGAACTTCATTAATCTGGAGCGTTTCAAGAAGCAGAACAAGTCCCACTTCAAGGCCGCCATTGCGCCGGAGGGCGAGAAGCTGCTGATTCATACATCTAACTTCCGCTCCGTAAAACGCGTGGAAGATGTGGTTCGCATTTTTGCGGGCGTGCGCAAAGAAATTCCGGCCAAGCTCCTGCTCGTTGGCGATGGTCCTGATCGACCGCGCATCGAAAAGCTCTGCCGTGAAACCGGCTACCTCAGCGACATCCGTTTCCTGGGTAAGTTGGAGGCTGTGGAAGAAGTACTCAGTATCAGCGACTTATTTCTGATGCCTTCTGAAAAGGAGAGTTTCGGCCTGGCAGCGTTGGAGGCAATGGCCTGCGAAGTACCGGTTGTCAGTACCAACGCCGGGGGCATTCCGGAGCTGAATGTGGATGGCGTAACCGGTACTACTAGCGCCGTGGGCGATGTGGAGGAGATGGTGAAAAACGCTCTCTTTATCCTGGCCGATGAAAATCTACCACGGTTCAAAGCTGCCGCACGGGCGCGAGCGGAGGAGTTTGCCGTGGAAAAGATTGTACCGCTGTACGAAGCTTGTTATCAGCGCGCCATCGATTCCCAATTGGCGGTAGTGTAA
- a CDS encoding ABC transporter permease, which yields METAKAEFKKSKNSALLYVPPFDLANPTGIKLFGRENLSLSLQTSIERMVDRQVEAARLQKSGINQQVLDNLKADVDVDTVNLSDEGEKSSNSMVTSGVAYFMAFLIYLFIFLYGVQIMRGVIEEKTSRIVEVIMSSVKPFQLMMGKVIGIAAVGLTQLLLWVALSSIVITGVSAATGLDTVAASRTQQLETVAQSAGATPKETEDKTAIVYKSAMEGFSNLNLPLIIGSFLFYFLGAICSTVLYSGLLAPPLIMRRTRSSLCCPSPCRSF from the coding sequence CTGGAGACGGCCAAAGCGGAATTCAAGAAAAGCAAGAATTCAGCATTGCTCTATGTTCCGCCTTTCGATTTGGCCAACCCAACCGGTATCAAACTATTTGGCCGCGAAAACCTGAGTCTTTCGCTTCAAACCAGCATCGAGCGGATGGTGGATCGGCAGGTAGAGGCGGCCCGCCTGCAAAAGTCGGGTATCAACCAGCAAGTGCTCGACAACCTGAAGGCCGACGTGGATGTAGACACGGTGAACTTGAGCGATGAAGGCGAGAAATCAAGCAACTCGATGGTGACATCGGGGGTGGCTTATTTCATGGCTTTCCTGATTTACTTGTTCATTTTCCTCTACGGCGTACAAATTATGCGTGGGGTAATTGAGGAGAAAACCAGCCGTATTGTAGAGGTCATTATGTCATCGGTGAAGCCATTTCAACTGATGATGGGCAAGGTAATCGGTATTGCTGCCGTAGGTCTTACCCAGTTATTGCTGTGGGTGGCGCTGTCGAGCATTGTTATAACCGGCGTTTCGGCTGCTACGGGTCTTGATACGGTGGCTGCTTCGCGTACGCAGCAACTAGAAACCGTAGCTCAGTCGGCCGGAGCCACGCCTAAAGAAACCGAAGACAAGACGGCCATAGTGTACAAGTCAGCTATGGAAGGATTCTCTAACCTGAATTTGCCCCTTATCATCGGTAGCTTCTTGTTTTACTTCCTGGGGGCTATTTGCTCTACGGTGCTTTATTCGGGGCTATTGGCGCCGCCGTTGATAATGAGACGGACACGCAGCAGTTTATGCTGCCCATCACCATGCCGCTCATTCTGA